The following is a genomic window from Miscanthus floridulus cultivar M001 chromosome 14, ASM1932011v1, whole genome shotgun sequence.
CTTTCCCTTTTATAAGAAAAATGAAACTTAGTATTGGACTTGTACTTTAGATTCTCACTCAATTTGTCGAGATGGACAAATAAAACCGTTTAATAATTGGGTGTTTATTTGCAGTAATACACATTGGGTTTGTTTTTATAGATGGCTTTGACCATGACCCATTTCAAGTGTGCAAGTTTTATATTTCATTTTGATAAACAACTGTCAACTGGAGCACATAAAAAGTATACAGCTAGATAACATAAAATTATACAGCTAGAtcttataaaaatacatttcaaatattattttgcatTTTTGTAGCAATGTACTACTATGAATCCAAATTCGGACTTAGACCGGTCCTAGTTGGGCCATAGATGTCATGTCATTTTTCTATTACGAAGCTATTTTGAAcctaaaaaaacaaaaccaagGAAAGTAGGAAACACATTGATGAATAAACttttaggccctgttcggcttaccttataatccgcactattcagcttgttttttcagctggaacagtgtttttctctcataacaattcagtcagaagagtgtttttcagccaattcagccaagtttcagcaagctgaACGAGGCCTTAGAAAGACTTCTACATCATACTCATGTAAGTACGTGGAACCCTGGGGCTATAGATGATGATAACCTAGCCTCCCTATTTTATGCTAAAGCTGCCACAATTTTGGAATTCAAATGTCCAGCTTCTAGTGCCACACATCTGACTCTTATATGAAAAAGTGCCATCATGATGCAGCTACCTAGCTCAAGAAACTCAAGGCAACTTTTGTTCAAATAATCTGTTCCCATCTTACTTACACACAAACGTGCAAAAGAAAACCACACTATCAGTATGACGGCTatcacaaataaagaaaaaaacacCAGTTCACGACCCGTACGTGGCGCTATCATGAGTGCACATAGCAACAAACCCAGAGCTGTGCTGGCCTTGTCGGTGATGAAACACGAACAAAGGGAATATGTGTACATATATATTGATGTAGATGGCCATGAGCCAGCAGGAAAGGACACACATTTGTCAAACACATGCCTGCATTTTGGTCACCAAATCATGCTACAATGTCAGCCTTTATGGCCAAACAAAAGGCTAGGATTTCAAGCTAGATCCACGGGCCATGATGATTGATTGACAGAATGTCCTAAATTAATAATGCCCTTTCTTTGTTCCTCTTTCCTTGGATCACCCTGTTCTTAATCAAATGCAATGATTTGTTTGATATAGGGATTACCCCCAAAGAACCATAAACAACACATGTTTGAATCTTTGAATTTAAATAACGTGTGTGATGGTAGATCTGTTAATTATGTAATATAAAATAGAAAGCGATCGAGTTAATTAACTGCATCTGGCGTTGTCTGGACATGGATATTTAATTCTTTTTTAgaaaggacggcaaaagctttgccgtggATTTTATTAGACGATGAAAAGAAAAAAGGCGAAAATTACATACTCCACTTTACAAAACAAGAAAGCACACCACCTCTACTTGCACAAACTGAAAAGACAACAACTGTGCACAACTGGAACACCAAAGGCCCTGAAAAACAAAACAGGGAAAGGGAAAAAATTTGTGTGCCCTACTGTCGACTTGCTCCATCACTCCTTGGTGCCATTGCCATGCAGTATTGGAGGATATCATCTTTGCATAGGGTTGCAACTTGTCATGGACTTAGAGCTTGATGTTGGAAGTCCAGATGTTCCACCAGAAGTAAATTATGACTCTGTCAAAATTTCTTCTCAGATTTTTGTCCACCTTCATTCTGCATCTCCTCCAGAATTTATACAGAGAACCAGATGAGCTAACTGTGCTAATATCCGTTGTAACCGTGTATTGTTTTACAAGCTCACAGACCTCCTTCGCAAACAAGCAATCTTTACAGATGGGTCTGTGTTTCCTGATGACTCCCACACAATTTACAGACAGGGTCATCCGCCCATCCTCGTTTCATCAAATTGAAATTATGCTAATTCCACTGCGGTTGACTGAAATTACTATTTAACACCGCATTCATGCACCAGAAGCAACATGTCCGGTTTCGAATTTATAAGCTTCGTACCTCTGCAAGCCGTCCTGTGAAAACCAGTTCACTTCGCCTAAAATTAGGTAGGCATGAATATAGACTGATTTAGGGAATTTAAAAGCAGACATTTATGTTTAGGAGTATCTTTTTAAAACGATTCAAGCAGAAACCAAGTAGGAGTACAAATTATATTCAGATAAAGAAGAAAGTCCAGCAGAGGGAACAAATTAAGTTCGAGAACTAGAACCATATAAACATGAAAGTAAGAACTGATGCTGCAAATATTCATCATGCCCCTTTCCCATAGCCATTCATAGCCACAGACCGCCTCCACTtatactctctccgtcctaaaataaattAATGCCTAGAATCATCCTAAGTTAAAGTATCTTAAGTTTGGCCAACTTTATAAGAAAAAATAGCCCGTCTTTGCTATCAAATACATACATttcgaaaatatattttataatgtacctagtgatactaatttgatgtGTGTTCTTTTCcataaatttgatcaaaattaaaatAGTTTAACTTATAAATACTTTAAaagttgatttaatttggaacggagagagtacgCAAGGTTTGACGTTCATAGAGTCACTAATCAAATTGGAGTAAGTTGTAAGAAATGTGTTTATTAATCCTCTATTTTTTTTGCGATTAGTCCATTGCTAAAACTATAGCAGTTCAATTTAAAAATTAGAAGTTCACCAGAAAGGTAAAATACATAGGATATATATAGATACTATAggtagaagaaaagaaaaaggcgcGTGTAGGTTGCCGGCAGCCGACCTACAAAACCATCCGCATGTGCATGGGACAAGCACAACTACACAAACGCATCACTGTGAACTTTTTATGGTTTTGCCCCTACACTTCCGGTGGGACCCACATGCCAGCCAGTACTAATTGATTGTTGATCTCAAGTTCTCAACCATGCCACTCTGCCCCCTCCCTTCAGTTCACTCCTCTGAGCTCTGAATAACCTCACTCGCCCTGCAGACTGCAGCTAGAACTAGAAATAAACCCCGGCAAACGAACAACATCCCGCCATGGCCAGGCCGCTCTCTTCCTTCTGCCTCCACCGGATCAGGTCCGGCGGTACTGCGTCCACTGCCGCACCGCCGTCGATATGCGCCAACAAGGAGGCCTCCTCCGGCGACGGCGGTGAGATATGCAAGTCGCTGAAGGATGAAAAGCAGGAAGGCGATCGAGAGGAGGCTAATAAGAAGGGTGGCGTGGAGGCCGTCGTCGTGGGGAGGAAGGTGATGGTGGCGGCGGACGGCTGCAGCGAGGAGGCCCGGACGGCGCTGCAGTGGGCGCTGTCGCACGCCGTCCGGCCCTGCGACACGGTGGTCCTGCTCGACGTCGtcaggggcggcggcggcaacggcaAGACCCGTGCGTAAGCTGCATAATCATCTAGTATTCGCGTCCTGATTAATTACACAATTCGATCATTACGTGTTTGAAAAACTAGGAAGATGGGTTTGCCTTTCTTGTTTTGTGCATAATCATCTCAATTAAATTAGGACGCGATCCAAGAGGGAGTAGCAGTCAGCACCTGGAGGCAATGAGGAGCATCTGCCAGGCCAAGAGACCAGAGGTAACTGCAATCACAAATGATACAAAAGAAAACAGGCCATAATCGTTCTTTTTTATAGTAGTAGCTCCTCCAAGCAGCATTAATTTAGCAAGTGGAATTATATGGACAAAAGGATGAAAAGTGAACTTGATGATATATTACTACTTTCTAgtgcttgtgcttgtgttgctaatCCTGATTATTACTAAATTCTTTTGTGGGTTACTTTTGATTCAAATCGGTTGGCCTTGTTAGCTGTATTTGAACAAAGTTCTGTATCTACATCTAAACACATCATTGGCACAATCTATAACCGAACCTCAATATTTGTAAGGGGACACTAATTGCAACATTAATTTCCTCTCACAACTAACTAACTGCAACATGAAAGATTAAGATTGGCATTGATGTTGGTGTTTCAAAGGTAGAACTGGTATGGTATGCATTCAGTGTCTTAGTGATGGTCTATAAAGAGGAGTCCCTGATCTGATGCCATCCATAGCTGATAGCTCATAACTATAGCCTGGTCCTTCCTCCTAAATAATTGACATATTTGGGATGGTGCAAGTATCTGTTGAACAGGTCATCTCCTGCTGCGTTCGTGTTCTCTTTGGTACGTACATGCAACAGAATCCATTGAATGTACAATAGTAGGATTCAATTGCTCACGAAGATGCATTTTTCTGTTGTTTGCGCTGCGCCATAGATTTGTGTCTGCCGAAATGCAAAGCGCAACAGCTCATATATAAtccccaaatttggttcaatggaAATCAAGCATGCATGTGTACGTCCCTGTGATAACAAGTGGTCTTAACAGAGATCTTATCACCCAGTAGCGTGGCTTTGACTGATGAGGCTGTTTGGAACGTAAGAATTTTATAGTGTCGGAACATTCTTTTTTTTCGCCGATAAATTCAACTTCTCTCTAAAGATACTGTCGAATTCAGTCTTCTAAACAAGGACCATTGTTTACTGATTCGTGCAATTCATGGAACATGGAAATGTCCAAAAGATTGTACCTTTCGTTGCTGGAATAATGTGAAGTGACATCACAGATTTTTCTGATGCTGTAAAACTCTTTGCCGACACCTCAGTGGTCACTCTGGCATTTTTTTTTAACCTTTGGTGGCATAGACGAAAAAGTGTCCCTCAAGCAGTGAACTAGTGATATAGATGAAAATTCCCATATAATTAATATCAGCACTCGAATAACACATACAACTGGTAGATAATCAGACAAATAAAAACAGTTCCCTGGCTACTTAAAGTCTTTCCCTTCCAACTGTCAGCACGCCCATGAGACATGGCATTCTATGTCAAACAGTGCAAAGAAACGAGGGCCCCATTACTGTCAGATCAAAGGGAAAGAAAGATGCCAACAGCACAGAGCTGCAATTGCAAGCAAAGATCACACAGCTAACAGCGGGGGTGTTGGGGCTGGGGCAGCATGTGCTGACCATCATCATCATGCATGTCGTCCCAGACAGGATCATGGCCCTCCATTTCCAGCTTGACTTTGGTGCCTCCCTCCTGCCGAATGCAAGCAGCTGACTGACGCGCGTGTAATGTGTTTGTTCTGCCAGGTGCGCGTGGAGCTTTCCCTGGCGGAGGGCGGCGGCAAGGACCGCGGGCCGGCGATAGTGGAGGCCGCGAGGAAGCAGGGCGTGTCGCTCCTCGTCGTGGGGCAGAAGAAGCGGTCGTCCGTCACGTGGCGGCTGCTGTCCATGTGGATCGCCGGCGTCAAGGGCGGGGCCGGCTGCGCCAGCGCCGCCGACTACTGCGTGCAGCACGCAGCGTGCATGGCGCTGGCCGTCCGGCGCAAGAGCCGGCGAGGCGGCGGATACCTCATCACCACCAGGAGGCAGAGGGATTTCTGGCTCCTGGCTTGAGGTCCTCAGTCGTCTAGGTGTTGTAGGTGTGCTGGTGACAATAGTGGAGTGGCACAAGAAATTAAGGTACCGAGGTTTATAGACATATTTAGGGCTCGTTCGGTTTAGCTGGAACGAGGCCAGGAACAATTCCGGCTCATGAAGCTTATACAAATTAGATAACCGATCCAGCTGGGAATCTTTCCAGGGAGTCGTTCCCTTGCAACCGAACATGCCCTTAGGGGCCGGGGAATAATGCAGTAGATTGGTGTGATGCGGATTGAGTGGGCTATCTGTTTTGTTGCTGTTTTAGAACTGACATGGAATCGTGGATTCCAATAAGAATCAAGCGGCAAGCATTTAGAGTTGTGCCATCCATCACCCTGTTCATTtcatcgtttctgtggcttataaatttctgtggcttataagtcggCTAATACGATCAAGCAAACATGGTGCATATTACTTTCCTTCTACTTGCTCAATAAGTAAGAGATCTTATAGCATCCTAACAGTCAAGGGACGAAGAATTGGATACCTTGATGAACAGCTTGCTAACTAGGTGTAGACGGGAGAACAGCTGATGAATTGTTCAACGACCAAGATTAAGTGGGAGTTTGCATGAATGAAAAACAGATAAATCTAGATTGTTCGACTTACCAAAACAAATTACATCGCTTCCAGGCTCCAGCTAAGATGAACTAATGCTGAAATAATAATATCATTATGATTCTTGCAGACCACAAGGATGATAAATAAACATGCAGGTAATTCTACCCCTGGCTATCAAGGTGGTGTCGTAATCAAGGGAAGGAGTAGAAAGGAAAACGAGACATAAACAAATTAACACGACGGTGCAGCGTGCATGGCCATATCAGACTAGCAGGAGTCAGCTGTGGCGCTCTTCTGGAGTTTATGTACAGGACATTGCTCTAACCTCAGTGCCCACTTGTACAAAACTTGAGAGGCGAACATGCTGCTACAGGTTGGGATCTAGGAGGCCGGGGGAGATTCTAGGAGGCGGTACATTGTGATCTCTTGCTGCTTGAAGTACCTCCGATCTTCCTCGTCCACAAGCACCAGATTCAGGTAATACTTGACGCTGAACTTGTTGTTTATGTTGCGGTAAGTCGGGGTCAACTCATAAGGTGTCAGGAACAGCCTCACTGGAATAGATTCACCTGCAAAGGAATTTGATTAGGTATGCAGCAAACCGACACCAACATCATTGAAACATGTTAGGACCTAGTTTGGGCAGGCTACAGGCTAGAATTAGACCAAATCCTGGTTCCATCAATGTGTAATTCAAGGACAGATCATAATTTAGTCCAATACCAGCTCAACCAAATGGTTCCAATGTGGACAGGCAGATAAGCAACAACAGCATCAGATTCAGGCTTCGAACCGTAGGTGGTATTGGACAATAACAAATCATGACAGTGAACATCTGAAGAAAAGTTGTCAATTTATGCATCATGGTCCGTTTGCCAAGATGAGCATCCATGCAGCCAGTCCTAATTCAACTGCAGACAGGACCCATATCTATAGTTCCCAGCAAAGTGGCACAAGTTGTACAAGGGACTGCTGAAGCTAACTGAGAGATCTCCAGTTATCAGCATCCACGTGACTATTTAAAACCAAGAGCACCAGTAGTAAactcaaaatgaactagcttgtCAGTTCTTCATATATGTTTCAAATTGCTCACAAGTTGAGGTATTTAGGTACTTTTTTACTTTGAAATTGAGGTATTGAGAAAGGTACAAGTGAAAAAGAGTGCACCCATGAGgtcaagaatggacatgaatACTCCACAACAAAGAAGGAAGCACTCACTACATTGTCTAAACTTGAGGGCACAGGACAAACATTTAGAATTTGAAAAATGAAAAAGTGGCAACAAAATGGCTATCATACCTCTCACAGGAGCACCATCCATCAACTCAAACTTTGCAAGAGTCTCAGTTTCAACATATGTGTTAGAGCCTGATCCTGTTGATTCCCGACGCCGAATCTCCAGCTCCATATTTTTTATCTTTATTCTGACAAGAAGAAAATATATCTTCCCAATAATCACATCATTGAGATGGTACCTGGACGTAAATGGGGAATATGAGTAACATGCAGGTTTCTAAAG
Proteins encoded in this region:
- the LOC136505140 gene encoding universal stress protein PHOS32-like: MARPLSSFCLHRIRSGGTASTAAPPSICANKEASSGDGGEICKSLKDEKQEGDREEANKKGGVEAVVVGRKVMVAADGCSEEARTALQWALSHAVRPCDTVVLLDVVRGGGGNGKTRRDPRGSSSQHLEAMRSICQAKRPEVRVELSLAEGGGKDRGPAIVEAARKQGVSLLVVGQKKRSSVTWRLLSMWIAGVKGGAGCASAADYCVQHAACMALAVRRKSRRGGGYLITTRRQRDFWLLA